The proteins below come from a single Candidatus Rokuibacteriota bacterium genomic window:
- a CDS encoding PLP-dependent aminotransferase family protein: protein MKIPLRRTGGEGGRVPLARQIQAHLERLIRQGLLAPGVKLPASRELARDVGVNRTTVAAAYEELIAAGWARAHVGQGTFVAERVPASAEPVPVAVPRLDWSELLSRRAQVAMADTHRRRSYSQPVRTAPGTISFAGGMPDSALFPTDAFRRVLNRVIREEGRELLQYYPPTGYPPLRRYLARYLLRFGVEAHPEEILIVNGSQQGFDLVARTLLDPGDLVAIEQPSYPRAMQVFRSFGAELLPVPMAASGLSLSHLERLLERQAPKFLYCQPSAHNPTGLTMPLAVRQRLVDLAVRHRLPIVEDGFDGTLFWGERPPGPLKAMDPAGLVIYIGTFSKILFPGLRLGWLVAPPALIERLDMAKQLADIHTSPLLQAAVYHFCEGRLLERHQVRVLREYGRRRSALLDSLARLMPPGVTWTETEGGFSLLLTLPEGLETAALFPRAQARGVTFTPGEAFFTDGGGERSLRLSFSAVALSQIEEGMKRLGDAIRELGRHPAPPAREPEMAVPLV from the coding sequence ATGAAGATTCCCCTGAGGCGCACGGGCGGGGAGGGCGGGCGTGTCCCGCTGGCCCGGCAGATCCAGGCCCATCTCGAGCGATTGATCCGCCAGGGGCTCCTCGCGCCCGGCGTGAAGCTGCCGGCCTCGAGGGAGCTGGCGCGCGACGTCGGCGTGAACCGAACCACCGTGGCCGCGGCCTACGAGGAGCTGATCGCGGCGGGCTGGGCCAGGGCGCACGTGGGACAGGGCACCTTCGTCGCCGAGCGGGTCCCCGCATCGGCGGAGCCCGTCCCGGTCGCCGTGCCGCGGCTCGACTGGTCCGAGCTCCTCTCCAGGCGGGCCCAGGTTGCGATGGCCGACACGCACCGGCGGCGAAGCTACAGCCAACCGGTCCGGACGGCCCCCGGAACGATCTCCTTCGCCGGTGGGATGCCGGACAGCGCGCTGTTCCCCACGGATGCCTTCCGCCGTGTCCTCAACCGGGTCATCAGGGAAGAGGGCCGAGAGCTGCTCCAGTACTACCCTCCGACCGGTTATCCCCCCCTGCGCCGGTACCTGGCTCGCTACCTGCTGCGCTTCGGGGTCGAGGCCCACCCGGAGGAGATCCTGATCGTCAACGGCTCCCAGCAGGGCTTTGATCTGGTGGCTCGCACGCTGCTCGATCCGGGAGACCTCGTGGCCATCGAGCAGCCCTCCTATCCGCGCGCCATGCAGGTGTTCCGCTCCTTCGGCGCGGAGCTCCTGCCCGTGCCCATGGCGGCCTCCGGGCTCTCCCTGTCCCATCTCGAGCGGCTGCTCGAGCGCCAGGCGCCCAAGTTCCTCTACTGCCAGCCCAGCGCGCACAACCCCACCGGGCTCACCATGCCATTGGCCGTGCGGCAGCGCCTCGTGGACCTGGCGGTCCGGCACAGGCTTCCCATCGTCGAGGACGGCTTCGATGGCACGCTCTTCTGGGGGGAGCGGCCCCCGGGACCGCTCAAGGCCATGGATCCCGCGGGGCTGGTGATCTACATCGGCACGTTCTCCAAGATCCTTTTCCCCGGACTCAGGCTCGGCTGGCTCGTGGCGCCACCGGCCCTGATCGAGCGGCTCGACATGGCCAAGCAGCTGGCCGACATCCATACGAGCCCTCTGCTCCAGGCAGCCGTGTACCACTTCTGCGAGGGCCGGCTCCTCGAGCGGCATCAGGTGCGGGTGCTGCGCGAGTACGGCCGGCGCCGGTCCGCGCTGCTGGATTCCCTCGCGCGCCTCATGCCCCCGGGCGTCACGTGGACCGAGACCGAGGGCGGCTTCTCGCTCCTCCTCACGCTGCCCGAGGGGCTCGAGACCGCCGCGCTGTTCCCGCGGGCGCAGGCGCGCGGCGTGACCTTCACGCCGGGGGAGGCCTTCTTCACCGACGGCGGCGGCGAGCGCTCCCTGCGGCTGTCGTTCTCGGCCGTCGCGCTGTCGCAGATCGAGGAAGGGATGAAACGGCTCGGCGATGCGATCCGGGAGCTGGGGCGGCACCCCGCCCCCCCGGCCCGCGAGCCGGAGATGGCCGTTCCCCTCGTGTAA
- a CDS encoding PLP-dependent transferase: MNFHTLAARGGRDTVSASRPLTAPIYQTNVYVFEDMETVESVWEGKTAGYVYGRYGTGNHTMLEDLVARLEGAEAAVACASGMGATTALLLGLFSAGDHLVAARDLYGTTASFLRSEGARLGVETTFVDATDAGRILEACAPRTRAVFVEALSNPLLLLADLPALSAGLERRGVALIVDASMASPAVLRPIEHGATVVVHSLTKFISGHGDMTGGLVLGRRESMDRLREAMIRAGTNLGPFDAWLAVRGARTLGVRLERQSATALQLAQFLERHPAVARVHYPGLPSHRQHVLARRLMPGPMGAILSVDLGGGALAVERLMARTRLLEFAPSFGDVATTWTYPARTSHRRLSDEDKAAMGIGPGLVRISVGLEDPGDLIEDLQQALE; this comes from the coding sequence GTGAACTTCCATACCCTGGCAGCGCGGGGTGGCCGCGACACGGTCTCGGCGAGCCGCCCGCTCACGGCCCCGATCTATCAGACCAACGTCTACGTCTTCGAGGACATGGAGACGGTGGAGTCCGTCTGGGAAGGCAAGACCGCCGGCTACGTCTACGGGCGCTACGGCACAGGCAACCACACCATGCTCGAGGACCTGGTGGCGCGGCTCGAGGGCGCCGAGGCCGCCGTGGCCTGCGCGTCGGGGATGGGGGCCACGACGGCGCTGCTCCTTGGGCTGTTCTCGGCCGGCGACCACCTGGTGGCGGCGCGCGATCTCTACGGGACCACGGCATCCTTCCTGCGATCAGAGGGCGCGCGACTCGGAGTGGAGACGACCTTCGTGGACGCCACTGACGCCGGGCGCATCCTCGAGGCCTGCGCGCCACGCACCCGGGCCGTCTTCGTCGAGGCCCTGTCCAACCCCCTGCTGCTCCTGGCGGACCTCCCCGCGCTGTCGGCGGGGCTCGAGCGCCGCGGCGTCGCGCTCATCGTGGACGCCTCCATGGCCTCGCCGGCCGTCCTCCGCCCCATCGAGCACGGGGCCACCGTGGTGGTGCACAGCCTGACCAAGTTCATCTCGGGGCATGGCGACATGACGGGCGGACTGGTGCTGGGCCGCAGGGAGAGCATGGACAGGCTGCGCGAGGCGATGATCCGGGCAGGCACCAACCTCGGCCCCTTCGACGCCTGGCTGGCCGTGCGCGGCGCCCGGACGCTCGGCGTGCGGCTCGAGCGGCAGTCGGCCACGGCCCTCCAGCTGGCGCAGTTCCTCGAGCGCCATCCAGCCGTGGCGCGCGTTCACTATCCGGGGCTCCCGTCCCATCGGCAGCATGTCCTGGCCCGGCGGCTGATGCCGGGGCCCATGGGCGCCATCCTCTCGGTGGATCTCGGGGGCGGGGCGCTGGCGGTGGAGCGGCTCATGGCGCGGACGCGGCTGCTCGAGTTCGCGCCGAGCTTCGGCGATGTGGCGACGACCTGGACCTACCCGGCGCGCACCTCCCACCGCCGCCTCTCCGACGAGGACAAGGCGGCCATGGGCATCGGCCCGGGCCTCGTGCGCATCTCGGTAGGGCTGGAGGACCCCGGTGATCTGATCGAAGACCTCCAGCAAGCCCTCGAATAG